The Carassius gibelio isolate Cgi1373 ecotype wild population from Czech Republic chromosome B22, carGib1.2-hapl.c, whole genome shotgun sequence genome window below encodes:
- the LOC127987926 gene encoding chromobox protein homolog 6 isoform X3 — MELSAEGERVFAAEYILKSRVRKGRIEYLVKWKGWALKHSTWEPEENILDDRLITAFEQKEREQELYGPKKRGPKPKNFVLKARAQAGDRPRSSNTQRTPPRTTAKPPASSTSASAAPPQPSLSSSYNTAPTPRVHSLAAAHKLKKDIHRCHRMSRRPLPRPDPLGNPRGSTSSSRPPISPFSETVRILNRRVKPREVKRGRIILNLKVIDKSENSGVASRRTPQSFTGRAKIPSRNRIIGKKHGDMPYRPFQHPMKMLGFPMYGQPFGLNPCGSMSFMANEGSNTGVNQRGGGCCDSHSSANAQKFQYQPPPSPSSSSGSNNSPPSPQKQATQPEAPTKLDSAASTCSQDASQPHPKSSSAPFLPSSPSYSTSPSSSIEDEDQGSPNRAISRGGKRKLRHRTQ; from the exons ACACAGCACATGGGAACCAGAGGAGAACATCTTGGATGATCGACTCATCACAGCCTTTGAGCAAAA GGAGAGGGAGCAGGAACTTTATGGCCCAAAGAAACGTGGACCTAAACCAAAAAACTTTGTACTAAAG GCACGGGCACAGGCTGGTGATAGACCTCGGAGCTCAAATACCCAACGCACTCCACCTCGCACCACAGCGAAGCCTCCCGCCTCTTCCACTTCTGCAAGTGCAGCTCCTCCTCAGCCTTCATTATCTTCTTCCTACAACACTGCTCCAACCCCCAGAGTGCACTCTCTCGCCGCTGCTCATAAACTGAAGAAAGACATCCATCGTTGTCATAGGATGTCTCGGCGACCTTTGCCACGACCTGACCCCCTAGGCAACCCCAGGGGGTCCACATCCTCATCCCGTCCTCCCATCTCTCCATTCTCTGAAACTGTCCGCATCCTCAACCGCAGGGTCAAACCGCGGGAGGTTAAGCGAGGACGCATAATCTTGAACCTGAAGGTCATTGACAAATCCGAAAACAGTGGCGTAGCAAGTAGAAGGACACCGCAGTCGTTCACGGGGCGGGCAAAAATCCCATCCCGCAATCGCATCATTGGGAAAAAGCATGGGGACATGCCTTACAGGCCTTTCCAGCATCCTATGAAGATGTTAGGCTTCCCGATGTATGGCCAACCATTTGGGCTTAACCCCTGTGGGTCAATGTCCTTCATGGCCAATGAAGGATCCAACACCGGAGTCAATCAGAGAGGTGGAGGCTGCTGTGATAGCCATTCCTCTGCAAATGCACAGAAGTTTCAATATCAGCCTCCACCTTCTCCATCCAGCTCCAGTGGGTCTAACAACAGCCCCCCTTCACCTCAGAAACAAGCGACTCAACCTGAAGCCCCAACTAAATTGGACTCTGCAGCCTCAACATGTTCCCAAGATGCCTCCCAACCTCACCCAAAGTCCAGCTCTGCACCATTCCTCCCTTCCTCACCCTCCTATTCGACCTCCCCGTCATCCTCTATTGAAGACGAAGACCAGGGCTCTCCAAATCGCGCCATTTCTCGAGGTGGAAAACGGAAACTCCGACATCGAACCCAG TGA
- the LOC127987926 gene encoding chromobox protein homolog 6 isoform X1: MELSAEGERVFAAEYILKSRVRKGRIEYLVKWKGWALKHSTWEPEENILDDRLITAFEQKEREQELYGPKKRGPKPKNFVLKARAQAGDRPRSSNTQRTPPRTTAKPPASSTSASAAPPQPSLSSSYNTAPTPRVHSLAAAHKLKKDIHRCHRMSRRPLPRPDPLGNPRGSTSSSRPPISPFSETVRILNRRVKPREVKRGRIILNLKVIDKSENSGVASRRTPQSFTGRAKIPSRNRIIGKKHGDMPYRPFQHPMKMLGFPMYGQPFGLNPCGSMSFMANEGSNTGVNQRGGGCCDSHSSANAQKFQYQPPPSPSSSSGSNNSPPSPQKQATQPEAPTKLDSAASTCSQDASQPHPKSSSAPFLPSSPSYSTSPSSSIEDEDQGSPNRAISRGGKRKLRHRTQVGRASVCQVSDCTTTPLPEENRVPKEGDPDWHPEMAPSCANVVVTDVTTNLLTVTIKEFCQSGAEPSSPCQADKPPCPTTAAS, translated from the exons ACACAGCACATGGGAACCAGAGGAGAACATCTTGGATGATCGACTCATCACAGCCTTTGAGCAAAA GGAGAGGGAGCAGGAACTTTATGGCCCAAAGAAACGTGGACCTAAACCAAAAAACTTTGTACTAAAG GCACGGGCACAGGCTGGTGATAGACCTCGGAGCTCAAATACCCAACGCACTCCACCTCGCACCACAGCGAAGCCTCCCGCCTCTTCCACTTCTGCAAGTGCAGCTCCTCCTCAGCCTTCATTATCTTCTTCCTACAACACTGCTCCAACCCCCAGAGTGCACTCTCTCGCCGCTGCTCATAAACTGAAGAAAGACATCCATCGTTGTCATAGGATGTCTCGGCGACCTTTGCCACGACCTGACCCCCTAGGCAACCCCAGGGGGTCCACATCCTCATCCCGTCCTCCCATCTCTCCATTCTCTGAAACTGTCCGCATCCTCAACCGCAGGGTCAAACCGCGGGAGGTTAAGCGAGGACGCATAATCTTGAACCTGAAGGTCATTGACAAATCCGAAAACAGTGGCGTAGCAAGTAGAAGGACACCGCAGTCGTTCACGGGGCGGGCAAAAATCCCATCCCGCAATCGCATCATTGGGAAAAAGCATGGGGACATGCCTTACAGGCCTTTCCAGCATCCTATGAAGATGTTAGGCTTCCCGATGTATGGCCAACCATTTGGGCTTAACCCCTGTGGGTCAATGTCCTTCATGGCCAATGAAGGATCCAACACCGGAGTCAATCAGAGAGGTGGAGGCTGCTGTGATAGCCATTCCTCTGCAAATGCACAGAAGTTTCAATATCAGCCTCCACCTTCTCCATCCAGCTCCAGTGGGTCTAACAACAGCCCCCCTTCACCTCAGAAACAAGCGACTCAACCTGAAGCCCCAACTAAATTGGACTCTGCAGCCTCAACATGTTCCCAAGATGCCTCCCAACCTCACCCAAAGTCCAGCTCTGCACCATTCCTCCCTTCCTCACCCTCCTATTCGACCTCCCCGTCATCCTCTATTGAAGACGAAGACCAGGGCTCTCCAAATCGCGCCATTTCTCGAGGTGGAAAACGGAAACTCCGACATCGAACCCAGGTGGGTCGAGCTTCGGTCTGTCAGGTTAGTGACTGCACTACTACCCCACTTCCTGAGGAAAACAGGGTGCCAAAAGAGGGGGATCCCGATTGGCACCCTGAAATGGCACCCAGCTGTGCCAATGTAGTCGTGACTGACGTCACTACAAACCTTCTCACAGTCACCATCAAGGAATTCTGCCAGTCAGGAGCTGAACCCTCCTCCCCTTGCCAAGCTGATAAACCACCCTGTCCCACCACAGCTGCCTCTTGA
- the LOC127987926 gene encoding chromobox protein homolog 6 isoform X2 encodes MELSAEGERVFAAEYILKSRVRKGRIEYLVKWKGWALKHSTWEPEENILDDRLITAFEQKEREQELYGPKKRGPKPKNFVLKARAQAGDRPRSSNTQRTPPRTTAKPPASSTSASAAPPQPSLSSSYNTAPTPRVHSLAAAHKLKKDIHRCHRMSRRPLPRPDPLGNPRGSTSSSRPPISPFSETVRILNRRVKPREVKRGRIILNLKVIDKSENSGVASRRTPQSFTGRAKIPSRNRIIGKKHGDMPYRPFQHPMKMLGFPMYGQPFGLNPCGSMSFMANEGSNTGVNQRGGGCCDSHSSANAQKFQYQPPPSPSSSSGSNNSPPSPQKQATQPEAPTKLDSAASTCSQDASQPHPKSSSAPFLPSSPSYSTSPSSSIEDEDQGSPNRAISRGGKRKLRHRTQVGRASVCQ; translated from the exons ACACAGCACATGGGAACCAGAGGAGAACATCTTGGATGATCGACTCATCACAGCCTTTGAGCAAAA GGAGAGGGAGCAGGAACTTTATGGCCCAAAGAAACGTGGACCTAAACCAAAAAACTTTGTACTAAAG GCACGGGCACAGGCTGGTGATAGACCTCGGAGCTCAAATACCCAACGCACTCCACCTCGCACCACAGCGAAGCCTCCCGCCTCTTCCACTTCTGCAAGTGCAGCTCCTCCTCAGCCTTCATTATCTTCTTCCTACAACACTGCTCCAACCCCCAGAGTGCACTCTCTCGCCGCTGCTCATAAACTGAAGAAAGACATCCATCGTTGTCATAGGATGTCTCGGCGACCTTTGCCACGACCTGACCCCCTAGGCAACCCCAGGGGGTCCACATCCTCATCCCGTCCTCCCATCTCTCCATTCTCTGAAACTGTCCGCATCCTCAACCGCAGGGTCAAACCGCGGGAGGTTAAGCGAGGACGCATAATCTTGAACCTGAAGGTCATTGACAAATCCGAAAACAGTGGCGTAGCAAGTAGAAGGACACCGCAGTCGTTCACGGGGCGGGCAAAAATCCCATCCCGCAATCGCATCATTGGGAAAAAGCATGGGGACATGCCTTACAGGCCTTTCCAGCATCCTATGAAGATGTTAGGCTTCCCGATGTATGGCCAACCATTTGGGCTTAACCCCTGTGGGTCAATGTCCTTCATGGCCAATGAAGGATCCAACACCGGAGTCAATCAGAGAGGTGGAGGCTGCTGTGATAGCCATTCCTCTGCAAATGCACAGAAGTTTCAATATCAGCCTCCACCTTCTCCATCCAGCTCCAGTGGGTCTAACAACAGCCCCCCTTCACCTCAGAAACAAGCGACTCAACCTGAAGCCCCAACTAAATTGGACTCTGCAGCCTCAACATGTTCCCAAGATGCCTCCCAACCTCACCCAAAGTCCAGCTCTGCACCATTCCTCCCTTCCTCACCCTCCTATTCGACCTCCCCGTCATCCTCTATTGAAGACGAAGACCAGGGCTCTCCAAATCGCGCCATTTCTCGAGGTGGAAAACGGAAACTCCGACATCGAACCCAGGTGGGTCGAGCTTCGGTCTGTCAG TGA